The Mycobacterium haemophilum DSM 44634 sequence TTCACGCGCTAGCTGAACTGGCCACGCTCAGCGCGTGTCGTTCTACCGACGCCCGTAGCCTGCCCGCTGCGCGGACACGAAAAGGGTTGGCGGCATTGTGTCCTCGGCATCGGGCGGAACGTTGCGGCCGTAGCGAGCCATCAGCTCCCTGAAGGTTGCCGCCGAGACGTCCCAGCCGCGATCGCGCAGCCAGTCGGCGACGGCCGTGCGCTCCTCGGGATACCAAAGGTCTTCGTAGTCCGTGACGTCGGTATGGGCCAGCTTGGCCGCCACATCCCGCATGCGCTGCATCTCCTCCCGCTGGCGCCGCACGAGGTCGGGGTCGAGGAAACCCTCGCCGGGAACGTTGGAAGCCAGCCAGCTGCCGCCCGAGCTAAGCGCATGTATGCGCTCAAACAACAGGTCCTGCGCTTGCGCCGGCAAGTAACGCACCAGTCCCTCCGCCGACCAAACGCACCGCTGTGATGCGTCAAACCCAGCATCCTGCAAAGCCTTTGGCCAATCTTGACGGAGGTCGATCGGAACTTGCACCAGCTGTGCCGTCGGATGCGCACCGTGCTCTCGCAACGTGGCGGATTTGAATTCCAACACTTTGGGCTGGTCAAGCTCGTAGACGACGGTGCCGTCGGGCCATGGCAGCCGCCATGCCCGTGCGTCCAAGCCCGCCGCCAAAATCACCACCTGGCGAACACCAGCGTCGGCGGCGGCGAGAAAGAACTCGTCAAAGAACGCGGTCCGGGTAGCCATGAAGTCGATCATCAGCTGGATCCGCGCCGGTATCGTCGGGTCCAGCTCCGATGCCGCGGCATGCAGCGTGGGATTGGCGTAGATGCTCCACATTCCGTC is a genomic window containing:
- a CDS encoding class I SAM-dependent methyltransferase, whose amino-acid sequence is MPRTDNDSWDITQSVGATALGVAAARAAETESENPLINDPFARVFVDAAGDGMWSIYANPTLHAAASELDPTIPARIQLMIDFMATRTAFFDEFFLAAADAGVRQVVILAAGLDARAWRLPWPDGTVVYELDQPKVLEFKSATLREHGAHPTAQLVQVPIDLRQDWPKALQDAGFDASQRCVWSAEGLVRYLPAQAQDLLFERIHALSSGGSWLASNVPGEGFLDPDLVRRQREEMQRMRDVAAKLAHTDVTDYEDLWYPEERTAVADWLRDRGWDVSAATFRELMARYGRNVPPDAEDTMPPTLFVSAQRAGYGRR